Proteins found in one Candidatus Cloacimonadota bacterium genomic segment:
- a CDS encoding DHH family phosphoesterase, with translation MVEDQYDIDPKSLLGQICAKRKIDPGSLWDTLEVMPDEALLANIENAADRISRAMRENESSVIFGHDDPDGITSTYILYQFFNSCGYQKHNYYIPNRNLEPHGIQDGFINYVKEGGHSLAITVDNGITSPEGIQKLSELGCDTVITDHHLIRPEVLPKAYAIVNPQLPQCEYPYKSLAGVGVTLLLIRYLARILDHSVPLSSYFWTAVGSIADKVPMTGLNRVLVRHVISNWDELEDPSVEFLLRNHPRVETDTEIFNFIQYTARLIANGREAGGQHTAMRFLLQMGDAKAELFQSMESQQKKWESELGRIFNHLDSIASGFNSQAFIYFDDEEFIPYHLLGTGATYILGKLGVPTILLRHHNGMIVCEGRCGDGFNMVEAFGACKEYLKQFGGHVKAAGFIMEPENYDAFLECYNAWLSENLKPVETHEDEPDVCLPLERFNAVNWSGLELLLPFGQQHPEPRILVKNVRLAEIQKLFTFDHGSRGLPPDKTVDIQLYWKAPRLVKILSVFPSENKS, from the coding sequence ATGGTAGAAGATCAGTACGACATAGATCCCAAGAGCCTTCTGGGCCAGATTTGCGCCAAAAGAAAAATCGACCCTGGCAGTCTCTGGGATACGCTGGAGGTTATGCCAGATGAAGCTCTTTTGGCAAACATCGAAAACGCCGCGGACAGGATCAGCCGGGCAATGCGGGAAAATGAATCCAGCGTGATTTTTGGTCATGATGATCCCGATGGCATCACCAGCACCTATATCCTCTATCAATTTTTCAATTCCTGCGGATATCAAAAACACAATTATTACATACCAAACCGCAACTTGGAGCCTCACGGTATCCAGGACGGCTTCATAAATTACGTCAAAGAAGGCGGGCACAGCCTTGCGATCACAGTTGATAACGGCATCACCAGCCCAGAAGGAATACAAAAACTGAGCGAATTGGGGTGTGATACTGTGATTACAGACCATCACCTCATTCGTCCGGAAGTGCTGCCCAAAGCCTATGCAATCGTGAACCCGCAGCTTCCGCAGTGTGAATATCCCTATAAATCTTTGGCTGGGGTGGGTGTCACTTTGCTGTTAATCCGTTATCTGGCAAGGATATTGGATCACTCGGTGCCACTTTCCTCATACTTTTGGACCGCGGTTGGCTCCATTGCGGACAAGGTTCCAATGACAGGTTTGAACCGGGTTTTAGTTCGTCATGTGATCTCAAATTGGGATGAACTTGAGGATCCCAGCGTTGAGTTTTTGCTGCGAAACCATCCTCGCGTGGAAACCGATACCGAAATTTTCAATTTTATTCAATATACAGCGCGCTTGATTGCGAATGGGCGTGAAGCTGGTGGCCAACATACCGCGATGCGGTTTTTGCTGCAGATGGGAGACGCCAAAGCCGAGCTCTTCCAATCCATGGAAAGCCAACAAAAAAAATGGGAAAGCGAGCTTGGACGCATTTTTAACCATCTGGACAGCATTGCCAGCGGCTTCAACAGCCAGGCATTCATCTATTTCGACGATGAGGAATTTATACCCTACCACCTCCTGGGCACAGGAGCAACCTACATTTTGGGGAAGCTGGGGGTTCCTACAATCCTGCTTCGTCACCATAATGGTATGATTGTTTGCGAAGGCCGCTGTGGCGATGGTTTCAACATGGTGGAGGCTTTTGGGGCCTGCAAAGAGTACCTGAAACAGTTCGGTGGCCACGTGAAAGCGGCTGGATTCATCATGGAACCGGAAAATTACGACGCCTTCCTGGAATGTTACAACGCTTGGCTGTCCGAAAATTTGAAGCCAGTGGAAACCCATGAAGACGAACCCGATGTCTGCCTGCCCTTGGAACGTTTTAATGCTGTGAACTGGAGTGGGTTGGAACTGTTGCTACCATTTGGACAACAGCATCCTGAGCCGCGCATTTTGGTTAAAAATGTCCGTTTGGCAGAGATTCAGAAGCTTTTCACATTCGATCACGGTAGCCGTGGCCTGCCTCCGGATAAAACTGTGGACATCCAACTTTACTGGAAGGCTCCGCGTTTGGTGAAAATTCTATCCGTATTTCCAAGTGAAAACAAAAGCTAA
- a CDS encoding OmpA family protein, with protein sequence MKNISKIFIIALLIMAFAQAAFAIEHSVGLRVGGSYPLNDYNTDGYKNNINLMGGLGYEAWLKDWVSVGAFPYYTKLDGEVEGVIKSGYDATIIGAELQARFRPTKVAVLNFKEGPLQRIAPFAQIGLGAAHIDNDKLMDGEFAFMAPTAGLGVSLMSKWNVDLDLGVQLDHVLSDKVDNLEGGGKLMDSHLMPYIGLSYTFGGKKAAVAPAYRGPRRNIISMDEDFTLDGVQFEFGSNKLTVGAQEILDEVIVELKKSPSVKIEVHGHTDNVGKADYNITLSQERAIAVKDYMVSKGITASRIETKGFGDRRPVASNDTAEGRALNRRIDFVIVK encoded by the coding sequence ATGAAAAACATCAGCAAGATATTCATCATTGCTCTTCTAATCATGGCTTTCGCGCAGGCCGCGTTTGCCATCGAACACAGCGTTGGACTGCGCGTTGGCGGCAGCTATCCTTTGAACGATTACAACACTGATGGCTATAAAAACAACATCAACTTGATGGGCGGGCTTGGCTACGAAGCTTGGTTGAAAGACTGGGTTAGCGTTGGCGCTTTCCCCTATTACACCAAACTTGACGGCGAAGTCGAAGGTGTCATAAAATCAGGTTATGATGCCACCATCATCGGTGCAGAACTGCAAGCTCGTTTCCGCCCCACAAAGGTTGCCGTCCTCAATTTTAAGGAAGGCCCCCTGCAGCGTATCGCTCCTTTTGCGCAAATCGGCTTGGGCGCTGCCCATATCGATAACGATAAGCTTATGGATGGCGAATTTGCTTTCATGGCGCCCACCGCCGGGCTCGGTGTTTCCCTCATGAGCAAATGGAATGTGGATCTGGATCTGGGCGTTCAGCTTGACCATGTGCTCAGCGATAAAGTGGACAACCTGGAAGGCGGTGGAAAACTCATGGATTCCCACCTGATGCCCTATATCGGTCTCAGCTACACTTTTGGCGGCAAAAAAGCAGCCGTGGCGCCCGCCTATCGCGGACCCCGCCGCAACATTATCAGCATGGATGAAGACTTCACCCTGGATGGCGTGCAGTTCGAATTTGGCAGCAACAAGCTGACCGTCGGCGCCCAGGAAATCTTGGACGAAGTTATCGTCGAACTGAAAAAAAGCCCCAGCGTGAAAATTGAAGTCCACGGCCACACCGACAACGTTGGCAAAGCGGACTACAATATCACCCTTTCCCAGGAACGCGCCATCGCCGTTAAGGATTATATGGTTTCCAAAGGCATCACAGCCAGCCGCATCGAAACCAAAGGTTTTGGCGACAGAAGGCCTGTTGCCAGCAACGACACCGCTGAAGGTCGCGCGCTGAACCGCCGCATCGATTTTGTTATCGTCAAATAA
- a CDS encoding GyrI-like domain-containing protein — MKKVIFLLMAFAIVAVSLVAQESSIISPAPTQVKMRFEEREPFLVMGLETMGTMESDDYMEAWTKFFSLREKLPETVDNCIYGIYYPGEKFDPKTMKGNNYLVGMEVKESVELPKELKLIKAPGGYFAVFDHVGSVKDIGETYEYIFGPWLATSGYIPVGAEMYERYDERFKESSANSVIEIWVPVQKLESDVKPPVKIEKEPALKETPKK; from the coding sequence ATGAAAAAGGTGATTTTTCTGCTGATGGCTTTTGCCATTGTCGCGGTATCCCTTGTGGCACAAGAGTCTTCCATCATCTCTCCGGCCCCGACGCAAGTCAAAATGAGATTTGAGGAACGCGAACCTTTTCTCGTGATGGGTCTGGAAACCATGGGCACCATGGAATCTGATGACTATATGGAAGCCTGGACAAAGTTTTTCTCCCTGCGTGAAAAACTCCCGGAAACCGTGGATAATTGCATTTATGGCATCTATTATCCCGGCGAGAAATTCGATCCCAAAACCATGAAAGGCAACAACTATCTGGTTGGAATGGAAGTGAAGGAATCCGTGGAACTGCCCAAAGAGCTAAAACTTATCAAGGCTCCAGGTGGATATTTCGCAGTATTCGATCATGTTGGCAGTGTCAAAGATATCGGTGAAACCTATGAATATATCTTTGGACCCTGGCTCGCCACATCAGGCTACATACCTGTCGGTGCCGAGATGTATGAGCGCTACGACGAACGTTTCAAAGAAAGTTCCGCCAATTCCGTCATCGAGATTTGGGTGCCGGTTCAAAAGCTCGAATCTGATGTCAAACCGCCGGTAAAGATTGAGAAGGAACCGGCTTTAAAGGAAACACCCAAGAAATAG
- the plsY gene encoding glycerol-3-phosphate 1-O-acyltransferase PlsY, which produces MNTAILWVLLCLGAYLIGSIPFGYLAGKLFHRKDIRAGGSGNIGATNALRQYGAKTGVAVLILDILKGLAVALLLIKVVPSLALKISQGVPQERFVFQLPALMVILGHMFPVFLGFKGGKGVATAAGVFIILAPVPLLVAMLIFLAVTALSRYVSLGSIFAAAMLFVSELLWNIFILREPEFPWMTLIVALLVIYKHNQNILRLLEGRENRLSFKKKENT; this is translated from the coding sequence ATGAACACAGCCATCCTTTGGGTTTTGCTCTGCCTGGGGGCATATCTAATTGGCAGCATTCCCTTTGGCTATCTTGCCGGTAAACTCTTCCATCGAAAGGATATCCGCGCCGGCGGCAGTGGAAACATCGGTGCCACAAACGCGCTCAGGCAATATGGCGCAAAAACCGGCGTGGCGGTGTTGATTCTGGATATTTTAAAAGGGCTGGCGGTGGCTCTGCTTTTGATCAAAGTTGTACCCAGTCTGGCTTTGAAAATCAGCCAGGGTGTTCCTCAAGAGCGCTTCGTTTTCCAACTTCCCGCTCTGATGGTGATTTTGGGGCACATGTTCCCTGTGTTTTTGGGCTTCAAGGGTGGAAAAGGTGTTGCCACCGCGGCGGGGGTTTTCATCATTCTGGCACCGGTTCCCCTGCTTGTGGCAATGTTGATATTTTTGGCTGTGACCGCGCTGAGCCGCTACGTTTCCCTGGGTTCGATCTTCGCGGCTGCCATGCTTTTTGTTTCTGAACTTTTATGGAATATCTTCATCCTGCGTGAACCAGAATTTCCCTGGATGACTCTAATCGTGGCGCTGCTGGTGATTTACAAACATAATCAAAACATCCTCCGCCTCTTGGAAGGACGGGAAAACCGTCTCAGTTTTAAGAAAAAGGAAAACACCTGA
- a CDS encoding TatD family hydrolase: MKLFETHAHLDLPEFDADRERLIAKCFDSGIEYIINIGFNKETSLNSLELAKKHLHIFATAGFHPHDAVDFDAELIKRLAREKEVLAIGEIGLDYFRNLSPYSVQREVFRNQALLAVDYDKPIVVHNRDAHQECYKILKEAQAKDVVFHCFSGDIIFAQQVLDEGWMISFTGNITYPNANLDDVIRMMPPEQFMIETDCPYLTPHPHRGKRNSPLFLHLVAEKIAEIRGITPLEVAETAFNNAHRFFRIPPDPVKPVSKKGGKSSKGKKSKKSTAKDKKKDKK; this comes from the coding sequence ATGAAACTGTTTGAAACGCATGCTCATCTCGATCTGCCAGAGTTTGACGCAGACCGGGAAAGGTTGATTGCCAAATGCTTTGACAGCGGGATTGAGTATATCATCAACATTGGTTTCAACAAAGAAACCTCGTTAAATTCGTTGGAACTGGCCAAAAAACATCTGCATATTTTTGCCACCGCCGGATTCCATCCTCACGACGCTGTGGATTTTGATGCCGAGCTGATTAAGCGTTTGGCCCGGGAAAAAGAAGTTTTGGCCATCGGTGAGATTGGCTTGGATTATTTCAGGAACCTTTCCCCATACAGCGTTCAGCGTGAAGTGTTCCGAAACCAGGCATTGCTTGCTGTGGATTATGACAAACCAATTGTGGTTCACAACCGCGACGCTCATCAGGAATGTTATAAAATCCTGAAGGAAGCTCAGGCAAAGGACGTGGTTTTTCACTGTTTTTCCGGGGATATCATATTTGCCCAGCAGGTTTTGGATGAAGGTTGGATGATTTCCTTCACTGGAAACATCACCTATCCAAACGCGAATTTGGATGATGTGATTCGCATGATGCCGCCGGAGCAATTCATGATTGAGACAGATTGTCCCTACCTGACACCTCATCCCCATCGTGGAAAACGCAACAGCCCTCTTTTCCTGCACTTGGTGGCAGAAAAGATTGCGGAGATCAGGGGTATCACACCTTTGGAAGTGGCGGAAACCGCTTTCAATAATGCCCATCGCTTTTTCCGAATTCCACCCGACCCGGTGAAACCTGTATCCAAAAAAGGCGGAAAGTCTTCCAAGGGGAAGAAATCCAAAAAATCCACCGCCAAGGACAAAAAAAAGGATAAGAAATAA
- a CDS encoding phosphatase PAP2 family protein produces MKTKICVALITLILGLNTLFATDGESFLGAYLLSYPQSVGEAFLAPKDWHTEDWLAAGGAVIAVGSLYFADTAIKNKIQNHRKDWLELPMEVGSEISEFKYLYPAVALTIGAGYLAGSDKTMDTGLLCLKSMILSSVSTQALKIATQRPQPGMEIGAGFWTAPSFSLSNDSFPSGHSAIIWSVVPVLAAQYPDQKWVAPTVYGLASLSSVSRLYLDEHWAADVAAGALIGYLCGKLTLKNTPRLHLTPAQNMNGLTLSVDF; encoded by the coding sequence ATGAAAACAAAAATCTGTGTCGCGCTCATAACGCTCATTTTGGGATTGAACACCCTGTTTGCCACAGACGGGGAAAGCTTTCTGGGCGCCTATTTGCTTTCTTATCCCCAGAGCGTGGGTGAGGCTTTTCTGGCTCCAAAAGATTGGCACACAGAGGATTGGCTTGCTGCCGGAGGAGCTGTAATCGCTGTGGGAAGCCTTTATTTTGCCGATACTGCCATCAAAAACAAAATCCAAAACCACAGAAAAGATTGGCTTGAACTGCCCATGGAAGTGGGTTCAGAAATCTCGGAATTCAAGTATCTCTATCCTGCTGTGGCACTGACAATTGGGGCTGGTTACTTGGCAGGTTCGGATAAAACCATGGATACGGGACTGCTTTGCCTGAAAAGCATGATTTTAAGCTCAGTTTCCACCCAAGCTTTGAAAATCGCGACCCAAAGACCGCAACCGGGGATGGAAATTGGAGCAGGATTTTGGACAGCACCGTCCTTTTCGCTCTCAAACGATTCTTTTCCATCAGGCCACAGCGCCATCATTTGGAGCGTTGTTCCGGTTTTGGCAGCTCAATATCCAGACCAAAAATGGGTGGCGCCGACGGTTTATGGCTTGGCTTCGCTCAGCTCTGTTTCAAGGCTTTATCTGGATGAACACTGGGCTGCGGATGTGGCCGCGGGGGCTTTAATCGGATACCTGTGTGGGAAATTGACTCTAAAAAATACGCCGAGGCTTCATCTGACCCCGGCGCAAAATATGAACGGTTTAACCCTGAGCGTTGATTTTTAA
- a CDS encoding ribosome biogenesis GTPase Der, with protein MGRPNVGKSTLFNRLCRKRSAIVDAVEGITRDRKYEDVEWGGKVFKLVDTGGIVFDSGETLNKMIRHQALLAIDESDLILFMVDAHTGTTDVDKEIAKILYPHRDKVMLVANKADNEKFEWELYDFLQLGLGDPFPISAQQGRNTGNFLDELLSLIPETQSAYEKEESELTRIAVVGKPNVGKSSIVNLMLGSEKQIVTDIPGTTRDAVDSKFRYHGQDYILVDTAGLRRKAKVAYGVEYYSVMRTIEAVDRSDMVVLVLAANEEISEQDQKIASYAKRRMKEIMVVFNKWDLVEKDTKTTGRFIADLHDKMSFLQYAPVQFISAKTGQRINRIMETIVMIEQESEKRISTSELNSFMETVVERRPPTHSTGRHVTIHYVTQAAIKPPTFVFFCNKPALVSENYRRYLHNRIREMFGFEGVSIKLIFKGKKEEEPIE; from the coding sequence GTGGGACGTCCAAACGTGGGAAAATCCACGCTGTTCAACCGACTTTGCAGAAAGCGTTCTGCCATTGTTGATGCTGTTGAAGGCATCACGCGCGACCGCAAATATGAAGATGTGGAATGGGGCGGAAAGGTTTTCAAGCTGGTTGATACCGGTGGCATTGTTTTTGACAGTGGTGAAACACTGAACAAAATGATACGCCATCAGGCTCTTTTGGCGATCGATGAATCGGATTTAATCCTGTTTATGGTGGACGCCCACACAGGCACCACCGATGTGGACAAGGAAATCGCCAAAATCCTTTATCCTCACAGGGACAAGGTGATGCTGGTGGCAAACAAGGCCGACAATGAAAAATTTGAATGGGAGCTATACGACTTCCTCCAGCTCGGTTTGGGCGATCCGTTCCCCATTTCAGCCCAGCAGGGCCGAAACACGGGCAATTTTTTGGATGAATTGCTTTCTTTAATCCCTGAAACCCAGTCCGCCTATGAAAAAGAGGAATCCGAACTCACTCGCATCGCGGTGGTAGGCAAGCCAAATGTGGGAAAATCCTCAATCGTGAACCTGATGTTGGGCAGTGAAAAACAAATCGTGACCGATATTCCTGGAACCACGCGTGACGCGGTGGACAGCAAATTTCGCTATCATGGTCAGGATTACATTTTGGTGGATACAGCCGGTTTGCGCCGCAAAGCCAAGGTGGCCTATGGCGTTGAATATTATAGCGTTATGCGCACGATTGAGGCGGTTGACCGCTCGGATATGGTGGTTTTGGTTTTGGCGGCGAATGAAGAGATTTCGGAACAAGACCAAAAAATCGCGTCCTACGCCAAACGCCGCATGAAAGAGATAATGGTGGTTTTCAATAAATGGGATTTGGTGGAAAAAGACACCAAAACCACCGGCAGGTTCATCGCGGACTTGCACGATAAAATGTCTTTCCTGCAATACGCTCCGGTGCAGTTTATTTCCGCCAAAACTGGACAGCGGATAAACCGGATTATGGAAACGATTGTGATGATTGAGCAAGAAAGCGAAAAACGAATATCCACCAGCGAATTGAACAGCTTTATGGAAACCGTGGTGGAAAGACGTCCGCCCACACACAGCACCGGACGCCACGTGACAATTCATTATGTGACCCAAGCCGCCATCAAGCCTCCAACCTTTGTTTTCTTTTGCAATAAACCCGCCCTGGTGAGCGAAAATTATCGCCGTTATCTGCACAATCGTATCCGGGAAATGTTTGGTTTTGAAGGAGTTAGCATAAAACTGATTTTCAAGGGGAAGAAAGAAGAGGAGCCAATCGAATGA
- the purF gene encoding amidophosphoribosyltransferase, whose translation MCGIVGIFGNPDAARLAALGMFAQQHRGQESCGMAVCNGRVLQLHKGIGLVKEVFNSEVLDSLPGSIAIGHVRYPTKGAATQYNSQPHLVETLFGPSYALASNGDVVNYDSVRAMLESENVYFKSDNDGELLVRFIAWRLWKGDDPVQAIRALMRDVKGAYSCVFCTKRELYLFRDPLSMRPMVWGKTTDGTVVAGSESCVLDILQAGERKEVPAAGIIRINSSGIQIIENDPKNYRTCNHNSYCVFEHIYFSRPDSYHFGEDVFMVREQIGAMLAEDDKGLDADCVVPVPDSANFMAVGYSKASGIPLSLGLIRNHYVGRTFIKPEQTVRDEGVLQKFNPLPNFFAGKKVVLIDDSIVRGTTIGKIVALVKAAGAKEIHLRVGSPQVRFPCYFGIDTHSPEKLAANRFSLDEFQKNIGVDSLKHLSLNSLAKCLRESEEYCYACFNGEYPLEIT comes from the coding sequence ATGTGTGGAATTGTTGGAATATTTGGAAACCCTGATGCCGCCAGGCTCGCGGCTTTGGGGATGTTTGCCCAGCAGCATCGTGGCCAGGAAAGTTGTGGCATGGCGGTCTGTAATGGTCGTGTGCTGCAATTGCACAAGGGGATAGGTTTGGTGAAAGAGGTGTTCAATTCCGAGGTTTTGGACAGCCTGCCCGGCAGCATTGCCATCGGACACGTTCGCTATCCAACCAAAGGCGCCGCAACACAATACAATTCCCAACCCCACTTGGTGGAAACTCTTTTTGGACCCTCCTACGCGCTTGCCAGCAATGGCGACGTGGTGAATTATGATTCCGTGCGCGCCATGCTGGAATCGGAAAACGTTTATTTTAAAAGCGATAACGATGGTGAATTGCTGGTGAGATTCATCGCCTGGCGTCTTTGGAAGGGTGATGATCCAGTTCAGGCAATCCGCGCTTTGATGCGTGATGTGAAGGGCGCTTATTCCTGTGTTTTTTGCACCAAAAGAGAGCTCTATCTCTTTCGTGATCCGCTTTCCATGCGACCCATGGTTTGGGGTAAAACAACGGATGGAACCGTTGTGGCAGGCTCGGAAAGCTGCGTTTTGGATATTTTACAAGCGGGTGAAAGGAAGGAAGTTCCCGCCGCTGGCATCATCCGAATAAATTCAAGCGGTATCCAAATTATTGAAAACGACCCCAAAAACTATCGGACGTGTAACCATAACAGCTACTGCGTTTTCGAGCATATCTACTTTTCCCGACCGGACAGTTATCACTTTGGCGAAGACGTTTTCATGGTGCGGGAACAGATTGGCGCCATGCTCGCTGAGGATGATAAAGGTTTGGATGCCGATTGCGTGGTGCCGGTGCCCGACTCCGCAAACTTCATGGCGGTGGGCTATTCCAAAGCCAGTGGCATCCCGCTGTCGCTTGGTTTAATCCGCAACCACTATGTTGGACGCACTTTTATCAAACCGGAGCAGACAGTTCGGGATGAAGGGGTTTTGCAAAAATTCAATCCGCTGCCCAATTTCTTTGCTGGGAAAAAAGTGGTTTTGATAGATGACTCCATCGTACGTGGGACCACCATCGGCAAGATTGTGGCATTAGTTAAAGCAGCGGGTGCCAAAGAGATACATCTGCGGGTGGGCTCGCCTCAAGTGCGTTTTCCCTGCTATTTCGGGATTGACACCCACAGCCCGGAAAAACTTGCCGCGAACCGATTTTCTCTGGATGAATTCCAAAAAAATATCGGAGTGGACAGCCTGAAACACCTCTCTTTGAACAGCCTTGCCAAATGCCTGCGCGAATCCGAAGAGTATTGCTATGCTTGCTTTAACGGTGAATATCCTCTGGAGATTACATGA